CCGAAAGATGCAAAGCCTTTACAGGGTATCTTATTATATTAAAACAAGGGATGTATTTATATAAAATATGGTAGAAAGGGGTATTGTTTCCTAGAGCAATAAGAAGGCTTAAAATGAATACAAAGCCCCAAAATAGAATATTCTTATTTCTTATCCAGAATATTGCTGAAATTGCAAGAATTATGGGAAATATTCCAATATATATACTTGTTGTAATCTTTTCTCCAAAATATGAAGATATATACCCCTCCCTTGGAATGTTATAAAAACAGGGAAAAATAAATTCAAGAAGTTCAAATGGAGAAAGTGAACAAATGGTGCTTTCCGAAAAAGAAATCCCTCCTGCTCTTTGAGAAAAAAGGACAAACTCTAAAAATGGCAAGAATATAAATAAACCAATTCCTGCAATTATAAGACTTGTAATTAAAAATAATTTCAAGGAAAAAAAACTTTTTTTATGAATTATGTATGCAATTGTAAGAAAGATTAGAAGGAGAAAACAGAAAAATGAAACTTCAGGAAAACCAGCACAAAACCCTAAAACCAAAATCACGCAGGATGCAAAGGTATAAAATATTGAACCCCTTTTTAATGCCCTTATGTAAAACAATAAAATTAAGGGGCTCCAGGTTGCGGTAGACAAGCAAACCCAATTTCCCAAAGAAATGAATATTCCAGAAAATCCATAGGATAGACTTGCAAATAAAGATGAAGATATATCAAGCCCTTGGTCCTTCATTAAAAAATAGAAGAATAAAGAGCCAAGGAATATATGAAGGAAGATAAATATATCCATTCCAAGGCAGGATGGAAATATATAAGAAAAGATTGAAAAAGGATAAAGGGTTTGATAATATAAAATTGGAATAAGGGGTTCTCCACAAGCATTATATGGGTTCCAAAATGGAAAAACCCCATCCTTTATACTATTGTAAATAAAAAGCTTTGCTGGATAAAGGAGTGTATGCATATCCTTGTGAAAAAGGGTCTTTGAGGAAAGGATATCGCCAAAGAAAAGAAATGTAACCAACAATAATACTAGAGAGAAGCTATATTTCATTGCATAATTTCCAATATAATACAACAATCACAAAAGATACAAAACTTGCTATCAACCCAATAATAAATGTTCTTGGAAAATACCTAAATTCTATTAAGCTCTTTCCCTTTGGCACACAAACCGCCCTAAAACAATAATTCGCTTTATATATCTTTACCTCTAAGTTTTTAGTTTTAAGTTTTAAGTTTTTAGTTTTAATAAATGCCTTCCACCCCGGATAATATGTATCCGACAAAACCAAAAATCCAGACATCTCGCTATCTACCTCAATTAAAACCCTATTCGGCTGATAATCAATAATATTTACCTCTGACCCTCTGACCCTCTGACTCCTGACTTTTCTTTGGTTTTTCCTCCAAAACAACCTCTTTCTCTGGATTAAAATTAGGGCAAAAGATGTATCTTAAGATATCTTTTCTATCCATCACCTTATAAAAAGATGTAAAAACAGTCCTTGGAAGAAAATGTGGGTTTATGTAAAATTTATCACTAATTATATAGCGAACCCCTGTAATCTTCCATAATACATCTTTTGGTAACCCTAAGAAAGAAATAGTATCAAATAAATACATACTCTCATACCCACTTATAGCATAAAGCTTAAATATCATCCCAATATTTCCACATAATATTTCTTTGGTGGCAACAAAATCAGGATAACCAACCTTTGGTCCTACATAGAAGACCATTTTGGA
The genomic region above belongs to bacterium and contains:
- a CDS encoding YfhO family protein; this encodes MFWRKNQRKVRSQRVRGSEVNIIDYQPNRVLIEVDSEMSGFLVLSDTYYPGWKAFIKTKNLKLKTKNLEVKIYKANYCFRAVCVPKGKSLIEFRYFPRTFIIGLIASFVSFVIVVLYWKLCNEI